The Hymenobacter sp. DG01 genome has a segment encoding these proteins:
- a CDS encoding alpha/beta fold hydrolase → MLQLHFREMGQGAPLVILHGLFGTLDNWQTLARRWAEAGHRVIVVDLRNHGRSPHAPEHTYALMSQDVLGLFNQLQLGPDTTLMGHSMGGKVAMRFALDYPQQLGKLVVVDIAPRFSDMRHQDEIVAGLNAVPLAALENRQQADEALAQYIRQVDVRQFLLKNLYRRDDNSFAWRPNLAVLTAEMEDIGAEISAEQPFLKPTLFIRGGKSDYVTTEDKLYGIPTLFPNSQVETVVDAGHWVHAEKPEEVFGLVKAFIEQ, encoded by the coding sequence ATGCTGCAACTTCACTTTCGCGAAATGGGGCAGGGCGCCCCGCTGGTTATCCTGCACGGCCTGTTTGGCACCCTCGACAACTGGCAGACGCTGGCCCGGCGCTGGGCCGAGGCCGGCCACCGCGTTATTGTGGTCGATTTACGCAACCACGGCCGCTCGCCCCACGCCCCGGAGCACACCTACGCCCTCATGAGCCAGGATGTGCTGGGCCTGTTCAACCAGCTCCAGCTCGGCCCTGATACGACCCTGATGGGCCACAGCATGGGCGGCAAGGTGGCCATGCGCTTCGCCCTCGACTACCCCCAGCAGCTGGGCAAACTCGTGGTGGTGGACATTGCCCCGCGCTTTTCCGACATGCGCCACCAGGATGAAATTGTGGCCGGCCTGAACGCCGTGCCCTTGGCCGCCCTGGAAAACCGTCAGCAGGCTGACGAAGCTTTAGCTCAGTACATCCGGCAGGTAGATGTGCGCCAGTTTCTGCTTAAAAACCTCTACCGCCGCGACGACAACTCCTTTGCCTGGCGCCCCAATCTGGCGGTGCTGACCGCCGAAATGGAGGACATCGGGGCCGAAATTAGCGCCGAGCAACCCTTCCTGAAGCCAACCCTATTTATCCGGGGCGGCAAATCGGACTACGTGACTACCGAGGACAAGCTCTACGGCATCCCAACGCTGTTCCCGAACTCGCAGGTAGAGACCGTAGTGGACGCGGGCCACTGGGTGCACGCCGAAAAGCCGGAGGAAGTTTTCGGGTTGGTGAAGGCCTTCATTGAACAATAA
- the feoB gene encoding ferrous iron transport protein B: MAGGQLLSGRAGVGVSAAQLERSALRHPGPLTRIALVGNPNSGKSSLFNQLTGLNQKVGNFPGVTVDRKTGISQLTSQHRAEIIDLPGTYSLYPKSLDEKVITDLFYDQSSDQYPDFVVVTADASNLRRNLLLFTQLADMGLPTVLALNMMDVAEQHGVRIDVATLQEELGVPIIPMNARKGVGIAALKIVMAQTLDAPATRFYVPDEELLPMIRQIRYYFNLHNDYLALHYAHQYRHISFLSPDDRAYIQELTEQYGFEPTARQAQETIDRYQRINEILLNCVSVTRTEKNEPYSNRLDRVLTHKVWGYLIFLAVLFLLFQAVFELASYPMEVIDSGVAWLNGTIQDHLHGPLIDLLTEGILAGLGGVLIFIPQIALLFAFIAVLEETGYMARVTFMMDRIMRKFGLNGKSVVPLISGMACAVPAIMSARTIENRKDRLITIFVTPLMSCSARIPVYTVLIGLVVPDQTVLGIFNLRGVALMGLYLLGFVSAVGSAWAMKLLMRTKDRSYFIMEFPVYRWPRWKNVGLTILEKVKAFVFQAGKVILAISVILWVLASYGPSGAMEQAERTARTTAATQALPPAETESLVASQKLESSYAGRFGHFIEPAIRPLGFDWKIGISLLTSFAAREVFVGTISTIYSVGQDATELTVQQKLATEKDENGQPFFTPARAFSLLVFYVFAMQCMSTLAATYRETKGWKWPLLQMFYMTGLAYVSSLLVYQLLK, translated from the coding sequence ATGGCAGGCGGGCAATTACTTTCCGGCCGGGCCGGCGTGGGGGTATCGGCAGCCCAACTGGAAAGAAGTGCCCTGCGCCATCCTGGCCCGCTGACCCGCATTGCGCTGGTTGGCAACCCCAACTCGGGTAAATCCTCGCTGTTCAACCAACTCACGGGCCTTAACCAGAAGGTAGGCAACTTCCCGGGCGTGACGGTGGACCGCAAAACGGGCATCAGCCAGCTGACTTCCCAGCACCGGGCCGAAATTATTGACCTGCCTGGTACGTACTCGCTCTACCCCAAGAGCCTCGATGAGAAGGTCATCACTGATCTGTTCTATGACCAGAGCAGTGACCAGTACCCCGACTTTGTGGTGGTAACGGCCGACGCGAGCAACCTGCGCCGCAACCTGCTGCTGTTTACCCAGCTAGCCGATATGGGCTTGCCTACGGTGCTGGCCCTGAACATGATGGATGTGGCTGAGCAGCACGGCGTCCGGATTGATGTGGCCACGTTGCAGGAGGAGTTGGGTGTGCCCATCATCCCGATGAACGCCCGGAAGGGGGTAGGCATTGCCGCCCTTAAAATAGTGATGGCGCAAACCCTGGATGCGCCCGCTACTCGGTTCTACGTGCCTGATGAGGAGCTGCTGCCCATGATCCGGCAGATCCGCTACTACTTTAACCTGCACAACGATTACCTGGCCCTGCATTACGCCCACCAGTACCGGCACATCAGCTTCCTGAGCCCCGACGACCGGGCCTATATTCAGGAGCTGACGGAGCAGTACGGCTTTGAGCCCACGGCGCGGCAGGCCCAGGAAACCATCGACCGGTACCAGCGCATCAACGAGATTCTGCTCAACTGCGTGTCGGTGACGCGCACGGAGAAAAACGAGCCCTACAGCAACCGCCTCGACCGGGTGCTGACCCATAAGGTGTGGGGCTACCTGATTTTTCTGGCTGTGCTGTTTCTGCTGTTCCAGGCAGTGTTTGAGCTGGCCAGCTACCCCATGGAGGTGATTGACTCTGGCGTGGCCTGGCTGAACGGCACCATCCAGGACCACCTTCACGGCCCACTGATTGACTTGCTGACGGAAGGCATTCTGGCCGGCTTGGGCGGGGTGCTAATTTTCATTCCGCAGATTGCCCTGCTGTTTGCCTTTATTGCCGTGCTGGAAGAAACCGGCTACATGGCCCGCGTTACGTTCATGATGGACCGCATCATGCGCAAGTTTGGGCTGAACGGCAAAAGCGTGGTGCCCCTGATTTCGGGCATGGCCTGCGCTGTGCCGGCCATCATGAGCGCGCGCACCATTGAGAACCGCAAAGACCGGCTCATCACCATCTTCGTGACGCCATTGATGTCGTGCTCGGCCCGCATTCCGGTGTACACGGTGCTCATTGGACTGGTAGTGCCTGACCAGACGGTGCTGGGCATTTTTAACCTGCGTGGCGTGGCCCTGATGGGCTTGTACCTACTCGGGTTCGTGTCGGCCGTGGGCTCGGCGTGGGCCATGAAGCTGCTGATGCGCACCAAAGACCGGAGCTACTTTATCATGGAGTTTCCGGTGTACCGCTGGCCGCGCTGGAAGAACGTGGGCCTCACCATTCTGGAAAAGGTGAAAGCCTTCGTATTTCAGGCGGGTAAGGTTATTCTGGCTATTTCCGTGATTTTGTGGGTGCTGGCTTCCTACGGCCCTTCCGGCGCTATGGAGCAGGCCGAGCGTACGGCGCGCACCACCGCCGCCACCCAGGCCCTACCCCCCGCTGAAACCGAAAGCCTCGTTGCCTCGCAAAAGCTGGAAAGCTCGTACGCGGGCCGTTTCGGGCACTTCATCGAGCCGGCTATCCGCCCATTGGGCTTCGACTGGAAAATCGGTATTTCCCTACTTACCTCCTTTGCCGCCCGCGAAGTGTTCGTGGGCACTATCAGCACAATTTACAGCGTTGGACAGGATGCTACCGAACTCACAGTGCAGCAGAAGCTGGCCACGGAAAAAGATGAAAACGGGCAGCCGTTTTTCACGCCGGCCCGCGCCTTCTCGTTGCTGGTGTTCTATGTGTTTGCCATGCAGTGCATGAGCACGCTGGCTGCCACCTACCGCGAAACAAAAGGCTGGAAGTGGCCCCTGCTCCAGATGTTTTACATGACGGGACTGGCCTACGTTTCCTCCCTGCTGGTGTACCAACTCCTGAAATAA
- a CDS encoding SAM-dependent methyltransferase: MKGTLYLIPTVLAEDTAAQVLPPQVAAQVAGLSYFLVENARTARRFIKSVAPQQVIEELRVSVIDKDSTEAQIQAALAPVAAGQHAGVISEAGCPGIADPGAELARRAHQLGIRVVPLVGPSSLLLALMASGMNGQSFAFHGYLPIERAKRVAALKKLEQQALQQHQTQLFIETPYRNLPLLEDLLQTLHPGTRLCVAASLTAENEFVRTDTIAGWKKAALPDIHKQPAVFLIGH, encoded by the coding sequence GTGAAAGGCACACTCTACCTCATTCCTACCGTGCTGGCCGAGGACACGGCGGCCCAGGTGCTACCCCCGCAGGTGGCGGCCCAGGTAGCTGGTCTGTCGTATTTCTTGGTAGAAAACGCCCGTACGGCGCGGCGCTTCATCAAGAGCGTGGCCCCGCAGCAGGTAATTGAGGAGCTGCGCGTCAGCGTCATCGACAAGGACAGCACCGAAGCTCAGATTCAGGCGGCCCTGGCCCCGGTAGCGGCCGGCCAGCACGCCGGGGTTATTTCTGAGGCGGGCTGCCCCGGCATTGCCGACCCAGGCGCTGAGCTGGCCCGGCGGGCCCACCAATTGGGTATTCGGGTGGTGCCACTGGTGGGGCCTTCCTCTCTCCTGCTGGCCCTGATGGCTTCGGGTATGAACGGACAGAGCTTTGCTTTTCATGGGTATTTGCCCATTGAGCGGGCCAAGCGGGTGGCTGCCCTCAAGAAGCTGGAGCAGCAGGCCCTGCAGCAGCACCAGACCCAGTTGTTCATCGAAACGCCCTACCGTAACCTACCGCTGCTGGAAGATTTGCTCCAGACCCTGCACCCCGGCACGCGGCTATGCGTAGCCGCCAGCCTCACCGCCGAAAACGAGTTTGTGCGCACGGATACCATAGCCGGCTGGAAGAAAGCTGCTCTACCCGACATTCATAAGCAGCCCGCGGTTTTCCTGATTGGCCACTAG
- a CDS encoding S9 family peptidase translates to MNHLFRLGRLLLGLSIVMLMGGRPAAAAASLEGFWKGPLKMPGGQLEVVFRLVSLTNGSYFATLDVPLQKISRLPVTVTTHGDTVVFEAEDVGSQFTGQLLPGGKEVQGTWKQPGYSVPMTLQYAPPPISTAPKARLTPPYREEDVQYTNTAADLRFGGQLTVPAGEGPFPAVVLVADDAGYDRDGTVGDYRLLGILGDYLTRRGIAVLRFDSRGAGETGGILATVEETVTDVQAALNYLRTRPEINLSQLGVIGHGLGGNVALLTAAQPLPPNFVVALAAHGQRGAPLAVEQQANTLKSLGADEAQVEAAVKRQQAIMEIIQNTANAAQARAIVANMIRQTNPSVDSITARAGAVELTTRRYRSYLAFDPLPKLGQVKCPVLLLNGTADLNVAPETNLTALSKALRGNNAVTSRKLTGVNHLFQSDASTWPLVNGVPKESFSPEAEEVIRQWIVSLTQKKTP, encoded by the coding sequence ATGAACCATCTGTTTCGTTTGGGCCGCCTGCTGTTGGGCCTGAGTATCGTTATGCTCATGGGGGGGCGGCCGGCTGCGGCCGCCGCCTCCCTGGAGGGCTTCTGGAAAGGCCCTCTGAAAATGCCAGGGGGCCAACTGGAAGTGGTATTCCGCTTGGTAAGCCTGACCAACGGCTCCTACTTCGCGACCCTCGATGTACCGCTGCAAAAAATCAGCCGCTTGCCCGTAACCGTCACTACCCACGGCGACACGGTAGTATTTGAGGCCGAAGACGTGGGCAGCCAGTTTACCGGCCAGCTGCTACCGGGCGGCAAGGAAGTGCAGGGCACCTGGAAGCAGCCCGGCTACTCCGTGCCCATGACCCTGCAGTACGCTCCTCCGCCCATCAGTACGGCTCCTAAGGCCCGCCTGACCCCGCCTTACCGCGAAGAAGACGTGCAGTACACCAACACCGCCGCCGACCTGCGCTTTGGCGGCCAGTTGACGGTACCGGCCGGCGAAGGCCCGTTTCCGGCCGTGGTGCTGGTTGCCGACGATGCCGGCTACGACCGTGACGGAACCGTGGGCGACTACCGCCTACTGGGCATCCTGGGCGACTACCTCACGCGCCGCGGTATTGCTGTGCTGCGCTTCGACAGCCGCGGAGCCGGCGAAACCGGCGGCATTCTGGCTACCGTGGAGGAAACCGTCACCGACGTGCAGGCGGCTCTTAACTACCTCCGCACTCGGCCCGAAATCAACCTGAGCCAGCTCGGCGTAATCGGGCACGGACTGGGCGGGAACGTGGCGCTGCTGACCGCCGCGCAGCCGCTACCCCCCAACTTTGTGGTAGCCCTGGCGGCGCACGGGCAGCGGGGAGCTCCGCTGGCAGTGGAGCAGCAGGCTAACACCCTCAAATCGTTGGGGGCCGATGAGGCCCAGGTAGAGGCCGCCGTAAAACGCCAGCAGGCTATTATGGAAATTATTCAGAATACGGCCAACGCTGCCCAGGCCCGTGCCATCGTGGCCAACATGATCCGCCAGACCAATCCGTCGGTCGATTCCATTACGGCCCGGGCCGGCGCTGTAGAACTAACTACCCGGCGCTACCGCAGTTATCTGGCCTTTGACCCGCTGCCCAAACTGGGCCAGGTAAAATGCCCCGTGCTGCTGCTCAATGGCACCGCCGACCTGAACGTAGCCCCCGAAACCAACCTGACTGCCCTAAGCAAGGCCCTCAGGGGCAACAACGCCGTTACCAGCCGCAAGCTTACCGGTGTCAACCATTTGTTCCAGAGCGATGCCTCCACCTGGCCGCTGGTAAATGGAGTGCCCAAGGAAAGCTTCTCGCCCGAAGCGGAAGAAGTCATTCGCCAGTGGATTGTCAGTCTGACGCAGAAGAAAACTCCCTGA
- a CDS encoding OmpA family protein — protein MKKHLLSLLAATTLLASCSDLKKPEEKDQPQEATADTAVVYRDGQTAADAAGDATAAAGNAADKAGDAVSNAWDMTKAKLADVKLEEIDLPEVSVRGDDQYNVYGLEEKVLFDTDKAEIKPTATRALSEISASIARRHRGKDIQVMGFADARGDKNYNRELSAQRAAAVRDWLVKNGQVAADKISLEPMGEAAPVASNATAAGRQENRRVEIAVRK, from the coding sequence ATGAAAAAGCACCTTCTTTCCCTGCTGGCTGCTACCACGCTGCTGGCTTCTTGCTCTGATCTGAAAAAGCCCGAAGAAAAAGACCAGCCCCAGGAAGCTACTGCTGATACGGCCGTAGTGTACCGCGACGGGCAAACGGCAGCTGACGCCGCTGGCGATGCTACGGCGGCCGCCGGTAACGCCGCCGACAAAGCCGGTGATGCGGTCAGCAATGCCTGGGACATGACCAAAGCCAAGCTGGCCGACGTGAAGCTGGAAGAAATTGACCTGCCCGAAGTGAGCGTACGCGGCGACGACCAATACAATGTGTACGGGCTTGAGGAAAAAGTACTTTTTGACACGGATAAAGCCGAAATCAAGCCTACCGCTACCCGCGCCCTGTCCGAAATCAGCGCCTCTATTGCCCGCCGCCACCGTGGCAAAGACATCCAGGTAATGGGTTTTGCTGACGCCCGCGGCGACAAAAACTACAACCGCGAGCTGAGCGCCCAGCGCGCCGCCGCCGTGCGCGACTGGCTCGTGAAAAACGGTCAGGTAGCCGCCGACAAAATCAGCCTGGAGCCCATGGGCGAAGCCGCACCGGTTGCTTCCAACGCCACGGCCGCCGGCCGCCAGGAAAACCGCCGCGTAGAAATTGCCGTGCGCAAGTAA
- a CDS encoding FeoA family protein, translated as MSKRSTLTPSPAAPRSVTDLQLGESGTICCLKDPEMALKLLEMGCIPGTQVRLNSRAPLGCPITVVVGDMADYTLSLRVSEAATILLK; from the coding sequence GTGTCGAAGCGTTCCACTCTTACCCCGTCGCCGGCCGCGCCCCGCAGCGTGACAGACCTCCAACTGGGGGAGAGCGGCACCATCTGCTGCCTGAAAGACCCCGAAATGGCTCTGAAGCTGTTGGAGATGGGGTGTATTCCGGGTACGCAGGTTCGGCTCAACAGCCGGGCGCCGTTGGGTTGCCCCATCACGGTGGTGGTAGGCGACATGGCAGACTACACGTTGTCGTTGCGGGTAAGTGAGGCGGCAACTATTCTCTTGAAATAA
- a CDS encoding carboxypeptidase-like regulatory domain-containing protein, producing the protein MLQRVLSLLFFALLLPALSFAQENKISGRVVDEKTKEPIPFASIGLKEEQTGALTNEYGYFQIAMPEKNPQDSLVVVALGYFHRAVLIKPGIKIQDMIIEVPKRAIALKEVKVVSSAKIKNLDLGSKSSTPGEGMIQGMPGSQYAFFVKNDKGKKLGNVRSVSFYIGENGFPREPFRVRLYKADGNYNSPNTDLLTENIVVSAPKGGEWYTIDLTQYNIEAPTEGFFVAMEWIVSGDKFYTTNFMDNYTPYGQILRPTFEFKESRTWNYTIGRGWSLITLANNGQRYNAMIRAEVDQIKD; encoded by the coding sequence ATGCTTCAACGCGTACTTTCCCTTCTCTTCTTTGCTTTGCTTCTGCCGGCACTGAGCTTCGCTCAGGAGAACAAAATCTCGGGCCGCGTCGTCGATGAAAAGACCAAGGAGCCTATTCCCTTCGCCTCCATCGGCCTGAAGGAAGAACAAACCGGTGCCCTGACCAACGAGTACGGCTACTTCCAGATTGCCATGCCCGAGAAAAACCCCCAGGACTCGCTGGTAGTGGTAGCGCTCGGCTACTTCCACCGGGCAGTGCTGATCAAGCCCGGTATCAAAATCCAGGACATGATCATTGAGGTTCCCAAGCGTGCTATTGCCCTGAAGGAAGTAAAAGTGGTCAGCAGCGCCAAGATCAAAAACCTGGACCTGGGCTCGAAGTCGAGCACGCCGGGCGAAGGCATGATCCAGGGCATGCCGGGCAGCCAGTACGCCTTCTTCGTGAAAAACGACAAAGGCAAGAAGCTGGGTAACGTGCGCTCGGTATCGTTCTACATCGGTGAAAACGGTTTTCCGCGGGAGCCTTTCCGGGTGCGTCTCTACAAGGCTGACGGCAACTACAACTCGCCCAACACCGACCTGCTAACCGAAAACATCGTAGTATCGGCGCCGAAAGGCGGCGAGTGGTACACTATTGACCTGACCCAGTACAACATTGAAGCCCCGACGGAAGGCTTCTTCGTGGCCATGGAGTGGATTGTGAGCGGCGACAAGTTCTACACCACCAACTTCATGGACAACTACACGCCCTACGGCCAGATTCTGCGCCCAACTTTCGAGTTCAAGGAAAGCCGTACCTGGAACTACACCATCGGCCGGGGCTGGAGCCTGATTACCCTGGCCAACAACGGCCAGCGCTACAACGCCATGATCCGGGCCGAGGTGGATCAGATTAAAGACTAA
- a CDS encoding TonB-dependent receptor, whose protein sequence is MPPIFTRLFLLATWVLFSLTAARAQTAAPGAEINGTVSTDKGEVLPATTVVAIHLPTGIRRTTTTDDQGAFSIPAMLAGGPYTIQIARSGYRTQLLTNVFLVADKPSRFVTVMPVATVAVGTRRADRTLLESTVPVDVIDMRELLPLVPQTDLTQVLNQVVPSFNSTRQTSADGADHVDPISLRGLAPDQTLVLVNGKRRHTTSLINLLGSRGLGSVGYDLNTLPTNAIERVEVLRDGAAAQYGSDAIAGVININLKSDNHGGNALLSTGITSAGDGLTGLLSLNQGLKLGKKGFLNLTADADYRGATTRRPQRDIASWPVFSYDAEEERQMMAASGKTYADFEQQNGDAKMRNLRGVYNLSMPLSEKIRLYSFGGYNFRRGEAVAPWVLPASASADIVDDIFPLGYQPHINTRIHDASAVAGFGFTLGQWNLDLSHVVGRNQMRYDVTNTLNSTLGSASPTEFEAGGLRFTQNVSNATFSRLFPKALAGTNVAFGAELRHDRYSILAGEEASYFDYGKGKADASAGAQGFIGFDPSTTISGTRRNVGAFADVEADITKQWMVETALRFENYNSFGSAFTYKVASRLQLAKMLAVRGAFNTGFRAPALQQVLYRQLTLLPTSTGPKYSGIFNNQSEVAAAAGIGQLQPERSRNISAGLILTPTPALTLTLDAYQIDIDDRILLSGQFGQDTTGARPALNQALAAANADNAQFFTNAADTRTRGLDAVVTYRNAVGRGTLNLSLAANFNKTTIRALQVPSQFQSLQTDNKPGNNYIDQRQLSLVTTGNPASKLILSTGYDLGKFSVLMRNFYFGRVQTYDFNFDGLDEGSVFLDFRAKATTDLTVAFRPTKGLQLTAGVNNVFNVYPDYISKAARQGRAPDGFASLEQYGQYFQQTYGRPVNVPYDFDILPYQSQQMPLTGRYFYLKAVYNLGL, encoded by the coding sequence ATGCCCCCAATCTTTACCCGCCTTTTCTTATTGGCTACCTGGGTACTGTTTAGCTTAACTGCCGCGCGAGCTCAGACAGCGGCTCCCGGCGCTGAAATCAATGGTACTGTTAGCACCGATAAAGGGGAAGTGCTGCCTGCTACGACGGTAGTAGCTATTCACTTGCCCACCGGTATCCGCCGTACTACCACTACCGATGACCAGGGCGCCTTCAGCATTCCGGCCATGCTGGCCGGCGGCCCCTACACCATTCAGATTGCCCGGTCGGGCTACCGCACCCAGTTGCTGACCAACGTGTTTCTGGTGGCCGATAAGCCCAGCCGCTTCGTGACGGTAATGCCCGTGGCCACGGTAGCCGTAGGTACCCGCCGCGCCGACCGTACCCTACTGGAATCTACGGTGCCTGTGGATGTGATTGACATGCGCGAGCTGCTACCCCTGGTGCCCCAGACCGACCTGACCCAGGTGCTGAACCAGGTAGTACCTTCCTTTAACTCAACCCGCCAGACCTCCGCCGACGGCGCCGACCACGTGGACCCCATCAGCCTGCGCGGCCTGGCCCCCGACCAAACCCTGGTGCTGGTGAATGGCAAGCGGCGCCACACTACCTCCCTGATTAACCTGCTCGGGAGCCGGGGGCTAGGCAGCGTAGGGTATGATTTGAACACGCTGCCCACCAACGCCATTGAGCGGGTGGAAGTGCTGCGCGACGGTGCAGCGGCCCAGTACGGCTCCGATGCCATTGCCGGCGTAATCAACATCAACCTGAAATCAGACAACCACGGCGGTAACGCCCTGCTGAGCACGGGTATTACCAGCGCCGGCGACGGCCTCACGGGCCTGCTGAGCCTGAACCAAGGGCTGAAACTGGGCAAAAAAGGCTTCCTGAACCTGACGGCCGATGCCGACTACCGCGGCGCCACCACCCGCCGGCCCCAGCGCGACATTGCCTCCTGGCCCGTTTTCTCGTATGATGCCGAGGAAGAGCGCCAGATGATGGCCGCTTCGGGCAAAACCTACGCCGACTTCGAGCAGCAGAACGGCGACGCTAAGATGCGCAACCTGCGCGGCGTGTATAACCTGTCGATGCCGCTGTCGGAGAAAATCCGGCTGTACTCGTTCGGGGGCTACAACTTCCGTCGGGGCGAGGCCGTGGCCCCGTGGGTACTACCCGCCTCTGCCTCCGCCGACATCGTGGACGACATTTTCCCCCTGGGCTACCAGCCCCACATCAACACCCGCATTCACGATGCTTCGGCCGTAGCCGGATTCGGTTTCACGCTGGGCCAATGGAACCTGGACCTCAGCCATGTGGTGGGCCGCAACCAGATGCGCTACGATGTAACCAACACCCTGAACAGCACCCTGGGCAGTGCCTCGCCCACCGAGTTTGAGGCGGGGGGGCTGCGCTTCACCCAAAACGTGAGTAACGCTACCTTCAGCCGCCTGTTCCCGAAAGCCCTGGCCGGTACGAACGTGGCGTTCGGGGCCGAGCTGCGCCATGACCGGTATTCCATTCTGGCCGGCGAGGAAGCTTCCTACTTTGATTACGGCAAGGGCAAAGCCGATGCTTCAGCCGGGGCCCAGGGCTTTATCGGCTTTGACCCCAGCACCACTATCAGCGGCACGCGCCGCAACGTGGGCGCCTTTGCCGACGTGGAAGCGGACATCACCAAGCAGTGGATGGTAGAAACCGCTCTGCGCTTCGAAAACTACAACTCCTTCGGCTCCGCCTTTACTTATAAGGTAGCCTCGCGCCTCCAGCTGGCTAAGATGCTGGCCGTGCGCGGAGCCTTCAACACGGGCTTCCGGGCGCCGGCCTTGCAGCAGGTATTGTACCGCCAGCTCACTCTGCTACCCACTTCCACGGGGCCGAAGTACAGCGGTATCTTCAACAACCAGAGCGAAGTGGCCGCCGCCGCCGGTATTGGTCAGCTGCAGCCCGAACGCTCCCGCAATATCAGTGCGGGTCTGATTCTGACGCCTACCCCCGCTCTGACGCTGACCCTGGATGCCTACCAGATTGACATCGACGACCGGATTCTGCTCTCCGGGCAGTTTGGCCAGGATACCACCGGCGCCCGCCCGGCCCTGAACCAAGCCTTGGCCGCGGCCAACGCCGACAACGCCCAGTTCTTTACCAACGCCGCCGATACCCGCACCCGTGGCCTCGACGCCGTGGTAACCTACCGCAACGCCGTGGGTCGGGGCACGCTCAACCTGAGCCTGGCCGCCAACTTCAACAAAACTACCATCCGGGCCCTGCAGGTGCCCAGCCAGTTCCAGTCTCTGCAAACCGATAACAAGCCCGGCAACAACTACATCGACCAGCGCCAGCTGTCCTTGGTGACTACCGGCAACCCGGCCAGCAAGCTCATCCTGAGCACGGGCTACGACCTGGGCAAGTTCAGCGTGCTGATGCGCAACTTCTACTTTGGCCGCGTGCAGACCTACGACTTCAACTTCGATGGTCTGGATGAGGGTAGTGTGTTCCTGGATTTCCGCGCCAAGGCTACCACCGACCTGACGGTGGCCTTCCGGCCTACCAAAGGCCTCCAACTGACGGCCGGCGTCAACAACGTGTTCAACGTGTATCCTGATTACATCAGCAAGGCCGCCCGTCAGGGCCGCGCCCCCGATGGGTTTGCCTCCCTGGAGCAGTACGGCCAGTACTTCCAGCAAACCTACGGCCGCCCCGTCAACGTGCCCTACGATTTCGATATCCTGCCCTATCAGTCGCAGCAGATGCCCCTTACTGGTCGGTACTTCTACCTGAAGGCCGTGTACAACCTGGGCCTCTAG